The Pieris brassicae chromosome 6, ilPieBrab1.1, whole genome shotgun sequence genome window below encodes:
- the LOC123710644 gene encoding 6-phosphogluconolactonase, with amino-acid sequence MTTITVANEQDIIKKLSSYIEKISNDAIHNRGKFYIGLSGGSVVKYLIEGLPKVDTDWSKWVLAFCDERIVPEDSEDSTFGVYSRQLIPKTLLDKKQFITIKQGVSAKEAARDYTEKLTDAFGGDEFKFDLLLLGMGPDGHTCSLFPNHPLLEESSLKVAAITDSPKPPPERITLTYPIINNARNCIFAASGGGKAEMIKKILKDKDDLPAARVKPIHGSVYWIVDADAAKYL; translated from the exons atgactaCAATAACTGTAGCAAATGAACAAGATATAATCAAGAAGTTATCTTCTTACATAGAAAAAATTTCTAACGATGCTATTCACAATCGcggaaaattttatataggtTTATCAg GTGGATCCGTTGTTAAGTATTTAATCGAAGGACTACCAAAAGTTGATACAGACTGGTCTAAATGGGTGCTAGCATTCTGTGATGAAAGAATTGTGCCAGAAGATAGTGAGGATTCTACATTTGGAGTATATAGCAGACAACTAATACCAAAGACATTGCtggataaaaaacaatttattactattaaacaAGGTGTTAGTG CTAAAGAAGCCGCAAGAGATTATACTGAAAAGTTAACAGATGCATTTGGAGGtgatgaatttaaatttgatctTCTACTACTTGGCATGGGCCCAGATGGTCACACATGTTCATTATTCCCTAACCATCCTTTATTAGAAGAAAGTAGTCTGAAAGTTGCAGCAATAACTGATTCTCCAAAACCTCCACCTGAAAGGATTACTCTGACTTACCCCATCATAAACAATGCTAGAAATTGCATATTTGCTGCTAGTGGAGGTGGAAAAGCAGAAATGATCAAG AAAATTCTTAAAGATAAAGATGACCTACCTGCTGCAAGAGTAAAACCAATCCATGGTTCTGTATATTGGATAGTTGATGCAGATGcggcaaaatatttataa